Proteins encoded in a region of the Cinclus cinclus chromosome 19, bCinCin1.1, whole genome shotgun sequence genome:
- the MRRF gene encoding ribosome-recycling factor, mitochondrial, which yields MALVLRCLRPLPSLLHRSSFAMARGLPQAPRGCPALLLEGCRQCVQHMLLSRQLATKKAKGKGQSQAKVNISAALVEDIINLEETNEDMRAVIEALKEDFNRNLNVRTSPGALDHITVMTKDGKFPLNQLGQISQKSPQLMIVNMTDFPESTAAAAKAIRESGMNLNPEVDGMVIRVPVPKVTREHRESLAKLAKQSTNKSKEALRKVRSKSITQVKKFKNKVSEDTIWLLEKQIQQMADEAAAEMDKLLAAKTKELLG from the exons ATGGCTCTGGTGCTGAGGTGCCTCCgtcctctcccatccctgctgcaccGTTCCTCCTTTGCCATGGCCAGGGGGCTGCCCCAGGCTCCCAGaggctgcccagccctgctcctggagggctgcaggcagtgtgTCCAGCACATGCTGCTGAGCAGACAGCTGGCTAccaaaaaag CTAAAGGTAAAGGGCAGAGTCAAGCCAAAGTGAATATCAGTGCTGCCCTAGTTGAGGATATTATCAATTTGGAGGAAACCAATGAAGATATGCGGGCAGTCATAGAAGCTCTGAAAGAAGATTTCAACAGAAATCTCAATGTTAGAACCTCACCAG GGGCCCTGGATCACATAACTGTGATGACAAAAGATGGGAAGTTTCCGCTGAACCAGCTGGGGCAGATCTCACAGAAGTCACCGCAACTCATGATAGTGAACATGACCGATTTTCCAGAG agcacagctgcagctgcaaagGCTATAAGGGAGAGTGGCATGAACCTGAACCCAGAGGTGGATGGGATGGTGATTCGGGTGCCAGTTCCCAA GGTCACGAGAGAGCACAGGGAGAGCCTGGCCAAGCTGGCCAAGCAATCCACCAACAAATCCAAAGAGGCCCTGAGAAAGGTGAGAAGCAAAAGCATCACCCAAGTAAAGAAGTTTAAGAACAAAGTGTCAGAAGATACCATCTGGCTGCTAGAAAAGcag ATCCAGCAAATGGCAGATGAGGCTGCTGCAGAGATGGACAAGCTGCTGGCAGCAAAGACCAAGGAGCTGCTTGGATAA